A single region of the Manihot esculenta cultivar AM560-2 chromosome 12, M.esculenta_v8, whole genome shotgun sequence genome encodes:
- the LOC122725264 gene encoding putative uncharacterized protein DDB_G0290521 produces MKATGGPFMRKKLGLPKPIPSDSDDEAQDTTPPATTSTDTPPATETATGRTDSPAVQTYHGQKRPRTQSPPPPPRSEPEPETTIATHPAGHEEGDATTDVPSNLPTDAPTSTPNDFTSNVPSAMPSDVPTDAPTDLPTIDKLNEIPNLIC; encoded by the coding sequence atgaaggccaccggcggaccATTCATGAGGAAGAAATTAGGGCTACCGAAACCCATCCCCTCCGACAGTGATGACGAAGCACAGGACACCACTCCACCGGCCACCACCAGCACCGACACGCCACCGGCTACTGAAACAGCAACAGGACGCACCGACTCACCGGCCGTCCAGACATATCACGgccagaaacggccaagaactcAGTCGCCACCTCCACCGCCGAGATCAGAGCCAGAACCAGAAACCACCATTGCCACACATCCCGCAGGTCATGAGGAAGGCGATGCAACCACTGATGTGCCCAGCAATTTGCCCACTGATGCGCCCACTAGTACGCCCAATGATTTCACCAGCAATGTGCCAAGCGCTATGCCCAGCGATGTGCCCACTGATGCGCCCACGGACTTGCCAA